A region from the Diorhabda sublineata isolate icDioSubl1.1 chromosome X, icDioSubl1.1, whole genome shotgun sequence genome encodes:
- the LOC130450788 gene encoding rac GTPase-activating protein 1-like: MCDSPSKPLYLNQKTQVINAETETSDSSSTKSDQGWRYLTIVALYDELIRLYQYQVEDRSMLQDGFYNFAEQTFLLYEEWKKTITERDGLRSEIDKKIDEINDYNRRLKSARKLLDDETRKRKTAEKERDLLRHQIAKFCNSLVRDGRHKLANDTKEQISSIYPGRISFSDAERLSAIKEVNSTGSILSDFSYSRSEDDLDSSRVNKGWKSLQSDVVEEPLSKKRRSSTKIVEIGSKDTVRATTTLTVNRDGPITATSKIESIPKSDGECVDPPNLVFESWNQQKRKAGNPQKDVGGNYRQHYLQQKTIVMPNFCSVCEKHIRFGKTAYKCKECKMFFHAECKDMLPTPCIPVVNTPTSKKFTGILSDYTPIRSPMVPSLIVHCVNEIESRGLTEMGIYRIPGSEKEVKDLKDKFLTCRIPPNLKEIDIHVICGCIKDFLRSLTEPLLTHTLWYDFITAVRAKDLNDITPALYETISKLPHPNRDTLAFIMLHLQKIAQSPECKMPAENLSKVFGPTIVGYSCDYHKPNRLIEETKYIIKVMSHLLNIPSDFWTNFINVCLTPSTNRLQQTPSTDSLLRPTTTRSFTPGKLRKKKEGKLFGTPPAYQ; the protein is encoded by the exons ATGTGTGATAGTCCATCTAAACCCCTTTATCTTAACCAAAAAACTCAAGTTATAAATGCAGAAACTGAAACTTCAGATTCAAGCTCAACAAAATCTGATCAAGGATGGAGATATTTGACTATAGTAGCTCTTTATGATGAATTAATACGTTTATATCAATACCAAGTTGAAGATAGAAGTATGTTACAAGATGGTTTTTACAATTTTGCAGAACAAACATTTTTACTCTATGAAGAGTGGAAAAAAACGATAACAGAACGCGATGGTCTTAGAAgtgaaatagataaaaaaattgatgaaataaatgattataaCAGGCGCCTTAAAAGTGCTAGAAAATTGTTAGATGACGAAACCAGGAAAAGAAAAACTGCTGAAAAAGAACGAGATTTACTTCGGCatcaaattgcaaaattttgTAATTCACTAGTTAGGGATGGAAGACACAAACTTGCCAATGATACTAAGGAACAAATTAGTAGTATTTATCCAG GTAGAATAAGTTTTAGTGATGCTGAACGTCTTAGTGCTATAAAAGAAGTTAACTCAACAGGTTCCATACTATCTGATTTCAGTTATTCTCGTTCAGAGGATGATTTAGACTCTTCCAGAGTAAATAAAGGATGGAAAAGTCTGCAAAGTGATGTAGTGGAAGAACCATTAAGTAAAAAGCGAAG ATCTTCaacaaaaatagttgaaattggAAGTAAAGATACTGTTAGAGCCACTACAACTTTAACTGTCAATAGAGATGGTCCTATAACTGCTACATCAAAAATTGAATCCATTCCAAAATCTGATGGTGAATGTGTTGATCCTCCAAATTTGGTGTTCGAATCGTGGAATCAACAAa AGAGAAAAGCTGGAAATCCACAAAAAGATGTAGGTGGTAACTACAGACAacattatttacaacaaaaaactATTGTGATGCCTAACTTTTGTTCTGTTTGTGAAAAACACATTCGTTTTGGAAAAACTGCCTATAAGTGTAAAGAATGCAAGATGTTTTTCCATGCAGAATGTAAGGATATGCTACCAACACCTTGCATACCTGTTGTAAATACACCAACTTCAAAGAAATTCACTGGTATTCTTTCTGATTACACACCTATAAGATCTCCAATGGTACCATCATTAATTGTACATTGTGTCAATGAAATTGAGAGCAGAGGATTAACAGAAATGGGGATCTATAGGATTCCAGGATCTGAGAAAGAAGTTAAAG ATTTAAAAGACAAGTTCTTAACTTGCAGAATACCACCAAACCTCAAAGAGATAGATATTCATGTAATCTGTGGATGTATTAAAGATTTTTTACGCTCCCTCACTGAACCTCTACTAACTCATACCCTTTGGTATGACTTCATTACAGCTGTGAGAGCAAAAGACCTTAATGACATAACACCAGCATTGTATGAAACTATTTCAAAATTGCCTCACCCTAATAGAGATACATTAGCATTTATAATgttacatttacaaaaaattgcgCAAAGTCCCGAGTGTAAAATGCCTGCTGAGAATTTATCTAAAGTTTTTGGCCCAACCATAGTTGGCTACTCCTGTGATTATCATAAGCCAAATAGATTGATAGAAGAAACTAAATATATCATTAAAGTTATGTCACATCTTTTGAACATACCTTCTGATTTTTGGACCAATTTCATTAATGTGTGTCTCACTCCATCCACGAATAGGCTCCAACAGACACCAAGTACAGATTCTCTATTGAGACCAACTACCACTAGAAGTTTCACTCCAGGTAAATTAAGAAAGAAGAAAGAGGGCAAACTTTTTGGAACCCCACCAGCTTATCAGTAG